The Streptomyces aurantiacus genome includes a region encoding these proteins:
- a CDS encoding pyridoxal phosphate-dependent decarboxylase family protein, giving the protein MSPLASGPQGPDTLRPLLTTVLDALQTGTAARGGPLPAGGPAEVAARLRDAVGDILPDHGDENALRTLVHAFTAGAADPAHPLCTAHLHCPPLAVATAADLAACALNPSLDSWDQAPAASELEALVTRALATEVYAPTTRTTTNPDALVTTGGTEANQLALLLAREAHGHVQLVQAANAHHSLHRATWLLGLPEPVTVPAPAGTMDPVALHEALTTLPGPVVVAATAGTTDAGLIDPLPEIAALCETHGARLHVDAAYGGGLLFSDRHRPKLHGLHRAHTVTLDLHKLGWQPVAAGLLAVRDPHDLTALNNQADYLNADDDTEAGLPDLLGRSLRTTRRPDILKIAVTLKTLGRTGLGALVDQVCARAAELAELIHRHPHFELYDRPTISTVLFRPTHATDDTVAAVRRTLLTQGRAVLGRARPDDRLWLKATLLNPHTGPGDLTALLELVEGHTAR; this is encoded by the coding sequence ATGAGCCCGCTCGCATCAGGCCCCCAAGGCCCGGACACCCTGCGACCGTTGCTCACCACAGTGCTCGACGCGCTACAGACCGGCACAGCCGCCCGCGGCGGCCCACTCCCGGCCGGCGGCCCCGCCGAGGTCGCCGCACGCCTGCGCGACGCCGTCGGCGACATCCTGCCGGACCACGGCGACGAGAACGCCCTGCGCACCCTCGTCCACGCCTTCACCGCAGGCGCCGCAGACCCCGCGCACCCCCTCTGCACGGCCCACCTGCACTGCCCACCCCTCGCCGTCGCCACCGCCGCCGACCTCGCCGCCTGCGCCCTCAACCCGTCCCTCGACTCCTGGGACCAGGCCCCGGCCGCCTCGGAGCTGGAAGCCCTCGTCACCAGAGCCCTCGCCACCGAGGTCTACGCACCGACCACCCGCACCACCACGAACCCCGACGCCCTCGTCACCACAGGCGGCACCGAAGCCAACCAGCTCGCCCTCCTCCTGGCCCGTGAAGCCCACGGCCACGTACAACTCGTCCAGGCCGCCAACGCCCACCACTCACTACACCGCGCCACCTGGCTCCTCGGCCTCCCCGAACCGGTCACCGTGCCCGCCCCCGCAGGCACCATGGACCCCGTCGCACTCCACGAAGCCCTCACCACACTCCCCGGCCCCGTCGTCGTCGCCGCCACCGCCGGCACCACCGACGCCGGCCTCATCGACCCGCTCCCCGAGATCGCCGCACTCTGCGAAACCCACGGAGCCCGCCTCCACGTGGACGCCGCCTACGGCGGAGGCCTCCTTTTCAGCGACCGCCACCGCCCCAAACTCCACGGCCTCCACCGCGCCCACACCGTCACCCTCGACCTCCACAAACTCGGCTGGCAACCAGTCGCCGCAGGCCTCCTCGCCGTACGCGACCCCCACGACCTCACCGCGCTCAACAACCAGGCCGACTACCTCAACGCCGACGACGACACCGAAGCCGGCCTGCCCGACCTCCTCGGACGCTCCCTGCGCACCACCCGGCGCCCCGACATCCTCAAGATCGCCGTCACCCTCAAGACCCTCGGCCGCACAGGACTGGGCGCACTCGTCGACCAGGTCTGCGCCCGCGCCGCCGAACTCGCCGAACTCATCCACCGGCACCCCCACTTCGAGCTCTACGACCGGCCCACCATCAGCACCGTCCTCTTCCGGCCCACCCACGCCACCGACGACACCGTCGCCGCCGTACGCCGCACCCTCCTCACCCAAGGCCGCGCCGTCCTCGGCCGCGCCCGACCGGACGACCGCCTCTGGCTCAAGGCCACCCTGCTCAACCCGCACACCGGACCCGGCGACCTGACCGCGCTCCTGGAACTCGTGGAAGGACACACCGCACGATGA
- a CDS encoding helix-turn-helix domain-containing protein yields the protein MNFHGTEVRQKAVTLLRNGVSNADVARTFNVPPGTISYWKHLDRAKRGECRGKHDPKCPRCDRRELDESAYSYLLGLYLGDGHISHYSEHRVPNLMITCCDSWPGLLDDCELAMRAVLPDNSVCRVRKIGCHNVKVYSKHLHCLFPQHGPGKKHDRRIALEPWQQEIVDAHPWEFIRGLIHSDGCRIINWTTRLVAGERKRYEYPRYFFSNKSDDIRKLFSDTLDKVGVEWTTLARGSDPYNISVARKASVALMDAHVGAKY from the coding sequence ATGAACTTCCACGGCACTGAGGTGCGACAAAAGGCAGTCACGCTCCTACGAAACGGCGTGAGCAACGCCGACGTGGCACGGACGTTCAACGTCCCGCCCGGCACGATCAGCTACTGGAAGCACCTGGACCGAGCGAAACGCGGCGAGTGTCGAGGGAAACACGACCCCAAGTGCCCCCGGTGCGACCGCCGGGAGCTGGATGAATCCGCCTACAGCTACCTGCTCGGTCTGTATTTGGGCGATGGCCACATCAGCCACTACTCCGAGCACCGCGTGCCCAACCTCATGATCACCTGCTGCGATTCATGGCCCGGCCTCTTGGACGACTGTGAACTCGCCATGCGCGCGGTCCTCCCCGACAACTCCGTCTGCCGCGTCCGCAAGATCGGTTGCCACAACGTAAAGGTCTACTCAAAGCACCTGCATTGCCTCTTTCCCCAGCACGGCCCCGGCAAGAAGCACGACCGCCGCATCGCCCTCGAACCCTGGCAACAGGAGATCGTCGACGCCCACCCCTGGGAGTTCATCCGCGGGCTCATCCACTCCGACGGGTGCCGAATCATCAACTGGACGACACGGCTCGTCGCTGGCGAACGAAAGCGCTACGAATACCCCCGGTACTTCTTCTCCAACAAGTCGGACGACATCCGCAAGCTCTTCAGCGACACCCTCGACAAGGTCGGCGTCGAGTGGACCACCCTTGCCCGCGGCAGCGACCCGTACAACATCTCCGTCGCCCGCAAAGCCTCCGTAGCCCTCATGGACGCCCACGTCGGCGCCAAGTACTGA
- a CDS encoding ABC transporter ATP-binding protein codes for MTTNTTTKDATPGASTPGETVLDARGVTMRFGGLTAVRNVNLTVNSGEIVGLIGPNGAGKTTFFNCLTGLYIPTEGEVRYKGTVLPAQSFKVTAAGIARTFQNIRLFANMTVLENVLVGRHTRTKEGLWSALLRGPGFKKAEKASEERAMELLDFIGLAHKRDHLARNLPYGEQRKLEIARALASEPGLLLLDEPTAGMNPQETRATEELVFAIRDMGIAVLVIEHDMRFIFNLCDRVAVLVQGEKLVEGDSATVQGDERVVAAYLGEPYEDAPGHAEVAEVEAAEAQADAAPRKETDR; via the coding sequence ATGACTACCAACACCACCACCAAAGACGCCACCCCGGGCGCAAGCACCCCCGGCGAGACCGTGCTCGACGCACGCGGCGTCACCATGCGATTCGGCGGCCTCACCGCCGTACGCAACGTCAACCTCACCGTCAACAGCGGCGAGATCGTCGGACTCATCGGCCCCAACGGCGCCGGCAAGACGACCTTCTTCAACTGCCTCACCGGCCTCTACATCCCCACCGAGGGAGAAGTCCGGTACAAAGGCACCGTCCTGCCGGCCCAGTCCTTCAAGGTCACCGCCGCCGGCATCGCCCGCACCTTCCAGAACATCCGTCTCTTCGCCAACATGACGGTCCTGGAAAACGTGCTCGTCGGCCGCCACACCCGCACCAAGGAAGGCCTCTGGTCCGCACTCCTGCGCGGCCCCGGCTTCAAAAAAGCCGAAAAAGCCTCCGAAGAGCGCGCCATGGAACTCCTGGACTTCATCGGCCTCGCCCACAAGCGCGACCACCTCGCCAGGAACCTCCCCTACGGCGAACAGCGCAAGCTCGAAATCGCACGGGCACTCGCCAGCGAACCCGGACTCCTCCTCCTCGACGAGCCCACCGCCGGCATGAACCCGCAGGAGACGCGCGCCACCGAAGAACTCGTCTTCGCCATCCGCGACATGGGCATCGCCGTACTCGTCATCGAGCACGACATGCGGTTCATCTTCAACCTCTGCGACCGCGTCGCCGTCCTCGTCCAGGGCGAAAAGCTCGTCGAAGGCGACAGCGCCACCGTCCAGGGCGACGAACGAGTGGTCGCCGCCTACCTCGGCGAACCCTACGAAGACGCACCCGGCCACGCCGAGGTCGCGGAGGTCGAAGCGGCCGAAGCACAAGCCGACGCCGCGCCCCGCAAGGAGACCGACCGATGA
- a CDS encoding bifunctional metallophosphatase/5'-nucleotidase, which translates to MPLNRRKFLKKSAVTGAGVALTGAVVAPSAEAAVAAGGRKPKPKRYSLTVMGTTDLHGHVFNWDYFKDAEYKDAAGNAQGLARISTLVNAVRKEKGRCNTLLLDAGDTIQGTPLTYYYAKVDPITAKGGPVHPMAQAMNAIGYDAVALGNHEFNYGIETLRKFEEQCRFPLLGANALDAKTLKPAFPPYFIKKFQVKGAPPVKVAVLGLTNPGIAIWDKAYVQGKLVFPGLEEQAAKWVPKLRSMGADVVVVSAHSGSSGTSSYGDQLPYIENSAALVAQQVPGIDAILVGHAHVEIPELKVTNAKTGKTVVLSEPLAYAERLSLFDFELVFEKGRWVVESVAASVRNSNSVADDPRITKLLKDEHDVVVAYVNQVVGTATETLTTVEARYKDAPIIDLITKVQEDVVRAALAGTEYASLPVLSQASPFSRTSAIPAGDVTIRDLSSLYVYDNTLVAKLMTGAQVRAYLEFSAQYFAQTAAGAPVDVEKLTNAGNRPDYNYDYVSGLTYDIDIAQAAGSRIRNLSYNGAALDDAQQFVFAVNNYRANGGGAFPHVASAKELWAESTEIRTRIAEWVTAKGSLDPKEFASVDWKLTREGTPVF; encoded by the coding sequence ATGCCGTTGAACCGTCGGAAGTTCCTGAAGAAGTCCGCTGTGACCGGGGCCGGTGTCGCCCTGACCGGGGCGGTCGTGGCGCCGAGTGCGGAGGCGGCGGTGGCGGCGGGTGGCAGGAAGCCGAAGCCGAAGCGGTACTCGCTGACGGTGATGGGCACGACCGATCTGCACGGGCACGTCTTCAACTGGGACTACTTCAAGGACGCGGAGTACAAGGACGCGGCGGGCAACGCGCAGGGGCTGGCGCGGATCTCGACGCTGGTGAACGCGGTGCGCAAGGAGAAGGGCCGCTGCAACACTCTGCTTCTGGACGCGGGTGACACGATCCAGGGCACGCCGCTGACGTACTACTACGCGAAGGTCGACCCGATCACGGCCAAGGGCGGGCCGGTGCATCCGATGGCGCAGGCGATGAACGCCATCGGGTACGACGCGGTGGCGCTGGGCAACCACGAGTTCAACTACGGCATCGAGACGCTGCGGAAGTTCGAGGAGCAGTGCCGTTTCCCGCTGCTCGGTGCGAACGCGCTGGACGCGAAGACGCTGAAGCCGGCCTTTCCTCCGTACTTCATCAAGAAGTTCCAGGTGAAGGGTGCTCCGCCGGTGAAGGTCGCGGTTCTCGGTCTCACCAACCCGGGTATCGCGATCTGGGACAAGGCGTACGTTCAGGGCAAGCTGGTCTTTCCCGGGCTGGAGGAGCAGGCTGCGAAGTGGGTTCCGAAGCTGCGGTCGATGGGCGCGGACGTGGTTGTCGTGTCGGCGCACAGTGGGTCGTCCGGTACGTCGTCCTACGGTGACCAGTTGCCGTACATCGAGAACTCGGCGGCGCTGGTGGCGCAGCAGGTGCCGGGGATCGACGCGATTCTGGTGGGGCATGCGCATGTGGAGATTCCCGAGCTGAAGGTGACGAACGCGAAGACCGGGAAGACGGTTGTTCTGTCGGAGCCGCTGGCGTATGCGGAGCGGTTGTCGCTGTTCGATTTCGAGCTGGTCTTCGAGAAGGGCCGGTGGGTGGTCGAGTCGGTGGCGGCGTCGGTCCGCAACTCGAACTCGGTGGCGGACGACCCGAGGATCACGAAGCTTCTGAAGGACGAGCACGACGTGGTCGTGGCGTACGTCAACCAGGTGGTCGGTACGGCGACGGAGACGCTGACGACGGTGGAGGCGCGGTACAAGGATGCGCCGATCATCGACCTGATCACGAAGGTGCAGGAGGACGTGGTCAGGGCGGCGCTGGCGGGTACGGAGTACGCGTCGCTGCCGGTGTTGTCGCAGGCGTCGCCGTTCTCGCGTACGTCGGCGATCCCGGCGGGGGACGTGACGATCCGGGATCTGTCGAGTCTGTACGTGTACGACAACACGCTGGTCGCGAAGTTGATGACGGGTGCGCAGGTGCGGGCGTACCTGGAGTTCTCGGCGCAGTACTTCGCGCAGACGGCGGCCGGTGCGCCGGTGGACGTGGAGAAGCTGACGAACGCGGGCAACCGGCCGGACTACAACTACGACTACGTGTCGGGTCTGACGTACGACATCGACATCGCGCAGGCGGCCGGGTCGCGGATCAGGAATCTTTCCTACAACGGTGCGGCGCTGGACGACGCGCAGCAGTTCGTGTTCGCGGTGAACAACTACCGGGCGAACGGCGGTGGGGCGTTCCCGCACGTGGCGTCGGCGAAGGAGCTGTGGGCGGAGTCGACGGAGATCCGTACGCGGATCGCGGAGTGGGTGACGGCGAAGGGTTCGCTGGACCCGAAGGAGTTCGCTTCGGTGGACTGGAAGCTGACGCGTGAGGGGACGCCCGTCTTCTAG
- a CDS encoding ABC transporter ATP-binding protein codes for MTALLEVEDLRVAYGKIEAVKGISFKVEAGEVVTLIGTNGAGKTTTLRTLSGLLKPVGGQIKFEGKSLKKTPAHQIVALGLAHSPEGRHIFPRMTIEDNLRLGAFLRSDKPGIEKDIQRAYDLFPILGERRKQAAGTLSGGEQQMLAMGRALMSQPKLLMLDEPSMGLSPIMMQKIMATISELKSQGTTILLVEQNAQAALSLADHGHVMEVGNVVLSGTGQDLLHDESVRKAYLGED; via the coding sequence ATGACCGCACTGCTCGAAGTCGAGGACCTCCGAGTCGCCTACGGCAAGATCGAAGCCGTCAAGGGCATCTCCTTCAAGGTCGAAGCCGGCGAAGTGGTCACCCTCATCGGCACCAACGGCGCCGGCAAGACCACCACCCTGCGCACCCTCTCCGGCCTCCTCAAGCCCGTCGGCGGCCAGATCAAGTTCGAAGGCAAATCACTCAAGAAGACCCCCGCCCACCAGATCGTCGCCCTGGGACTCGCCCACTCCCCCGAGGGGCGGCACATCTTCCCCCGCATGACGATAGAGGACAACCTCCGACTCGGCGCCTTCCTCCGCAGCGACAAACCAGGCATCGAAAAGGACATCCAGCGCGCCTACGACCTCTTCCCCATCCTCGGGGAACGCCGCAAGCAGGCCGCAGGAACCCTCTCCGGCGGCGAACAGCAAATGCTCGCCATGGGCCGCGCCCTCATGTCGCAGCCCAAACTGCTCATGCTCGACGAACCCTCCATGGGCCTCTCACCGATCATGATGCAGAAGATCATGGCCACCATCTCGGAACTCAAGTCCCAGGGCACGACGATCCTCCTCGTCGAGCAGAACGCCCAGGCGGCGCTCTCCCTCGCCGACCACGGACACGTCATGGAAGTCGGCAACGTCGTCCTCTCCGGCACCGGCCAGGACCTCCTGCACGACGAATCGGTACGCAAGGCGTACCTCGGCGAGGACTGA
- a CDS encoding lysine N(6)-hydroxylase/L-ornithine N(5)-oxygenase family protein gives MRPTPPPTPPTRHEPEAPRDLVGIGIGPNNLSLAALAHPLTELDTAFYEQRPTFDWHPGLLLEGTTLQVPFLADLVTLADPASPWTFLNYLKTRERLFPFYFAERFHIHRSEYAAYCRWVSDSLPGLHFGHQVDAVRWNPERDVFEVDFTQLDTDGEAEALGRTYTKNIALGIGTAPHIPEPLRPLVEAPGVPVIHAADYLHHRDRFLTADHITVIGSGQSGAEVFLDLLRNRPAGREKIHWLARTEAFAPMEYSKLGLEHFTPDYTRYFHDLPEPVRDRLVPAQWQLHKGIDADTIAAIHDELYRRTLDGGWPETVLTPGVLVRTAGRIATTKIELHLEHVQQASRSRITTDAVVLATGYRERPLGGILAGLDPYMRRDASDRPRIDDRHRLVLDPSVTGSVYIQNGERHTHGVGAPDLGLTAWRSAGILNSLTGKDPYPLPNRTAFTTFGLTPQPQIPSARQPRMLTPLKD, from the coding sequence ATGAGGCCGACGCCACCCCCCACGCCCCCCACCCGCCACGAACCCGAAGCCCCCCGCGACCTCGTCGGCATCGGCATCGGCCCCAACAACCTCTCCCTCGCCGCCCTCGCCCACCCCCTCACCGAACTCGACACCGCCTTCTACGAACAGCGCCCCACCTTCGACTGGCACCCCGGCCTCCTCCTCGAAGGCACCACCCTCCAAGTCCCCTTCCTCGCCGACCTGGTGACCCTCGCCGACCCCGCGAGCCCCTGGACCTTCCTCAACTACCTCAAGACCCGCGAACGACTCTTCCCGTTCTACTTCGCCGAGCGCTTCCACATCCACCGCAGCGAATACGCCGCATACTGCCGCTGGGTCAGCGACAGCCTCCCCGGACTCCACTTCGGCCACCAGGTCGACGCCGTCCGCTGGAACCCCGAACGCGACGTCTTCGAAGTCGACTTCACCCAACTCGACACCGACGGCGAAGCAGAAGCCCTCGGACGCACCTACACGAAGAACATCGCCCTCGGCATCGGCACCGCCCCCCACATCCCCGAACCGCTCCGCCCACTCGTCGAAGCACCCGGCGTCCCCGTCATCCACGCCGCCGACTACCTCCACCACCGCGACCGGTTCCTCACCGCCGACCACATCACCGTCATCGGATCAGGACAGTCCGGCGCCGAAGTCTTCCTCGACCTCCTCAGAAACCGCCCCGCCGGCCGGGAGAAGATCCACTGGCTCGCCCGAACCGAGGCCTTCGCACCCATGGAGTACTCGAAACTCGGCCTCGAACACTTCACACCCGACTACACGCGCTACTTCCACGACCTGCCCGAACCCGTACGCGACCGACTCGTCCCCGCCCAATGGCAACTCCACAAGGGCATCGACGCCGACACCATCGCCGCCATCCACGACGAGCTCTACCGCCGCACCCTCGACGGCGGCTGGCCCGAAACCGTCCTCACCCCCGGCGTCCTCGTCCGCACCGCGGGCCGCATCGCCACCACCAAGATCGAACTGCACCTCGAACACGTCCAGCAGGCCAGCCGCTCCCGCATCACCACCGACGCCGTCGTCCTCGCCACCGGCTACCGCGAACGCCCCCTCGGCGGAATCCTCGCCGGCCTCGACCCCTACATGCGCCGCGACGCCTCCGACCGCCCCAGGATCGACGACCGGCACCGCCTCGTCCTCGACCCCTCCGTCACCGGATCCGTCTACATCCAGAACGGCGAACGGCACACCCACGGCGTAGGCGCCCCCGACCTCGGCCTCACCGCCTGGCGCAGCGCCGGCATCCTCAACTCCCTGACAGGCAAAGACCCCTACCCCCTGCCGAACCGAACGGCCTTCACGACCTTCGGCCTCACCCCACAACCCCAGATCCCATCCGCCAGACAGCCCAGGATGCTCACACCCCTCAAGGACTGA
- a CDS encoding SIMPL domain-containing protein codes for MTSAHEEPRPTTPYGTPEAPRIAVRGEAHLEVDPEIARIGITVSARGTDRRDALGDLTRRNTTVLDLVKTYGNAVEKLETGAFSITPELTRHGRGERVRAHHGRVHITAELTDFTALGELTTRLADLDLTRVDGPWWALRPDSPAHRHARQQAVREAVQRAREYAEALGATLTALLELADIGAEDARPYAMEAQSRSMRTMAFDAADPDQPPALDLEPERQHVHAQVNARFTMSPPTL; via the coding sequence ATGACCTCAGCCCACGAGGAACCAAGGCCCACCACCCCCTACGGCACACCCGAAGCCCCCCGCATCGCCGTCCGCGGCGAAGCCCACCTCGAAGTCGACCCCGAGATCGCCCGCATCGGCATCACCGTCAGCGCCCGCGGCACCGACCGCCGAGACGCCCTCGGCGACCTCACCCGCCGCAACACCACCGTCCTCGACCTGGTCAAAACCTACGGAAACGCCGTCGAAAAACTCGAGACCGGCGCCTTCTCCATCACCCCGGAACTCACCAGACACGGCCGCGGCGAACGCGTCCGCGCCCACCACGGCCGCGTCCACATCACCGCCGAACTCACCGACTTCACCGCCCTCGGCGAACTCACCACCCGCCTCGCAGACCTCGACCTCACCCGCGTCGACGGCCCCTGGTGGGCCCTGCGCCCCGACTCACCCGCCCACCGCCACGCCAGGCAACAAGCAGTACGCGAAGCCGTCCAACGAGCCCGCGAATACGCCGAAGCCCTCGGCGCGACCCTCACCGCACTCCTCGAACTCGCCGACATCGGAGCCGAGGACGCCCGCCCCTACGCCATGGAAGCCCAGTCCCGCTCCATGCGCACCATGGCCTTCGACGCCGCCGACCCCGACCAGCCCCCCGCCCTCGACCTCGAACCCGAACGCCAACACGTCCACGCACAGGTCAACGCCCGCTTCACCATGTCACCGCCCACCCTGTGA
- the pyk gene encoding pyruvate kinase, giving the protein MRRAKIVCTLGPATDSYDQIKTLVEAGMDVARLNLSHGTHADHEERYQRVRKASDETGRSVGILADLQGPKIRLGRFTEGPVLLERGDTFTITVEEDAEGDRHTCGTTYPGLATDVTPGERILVDDGKVCLEVTSVDGPRVHTTVIEGGIVSDNKGLNLPGVAVSVPALTDKDEADLRWALRTGCDVIALSFVRSGHDIEDVHRIMKEEGRHLPVIAKVEKPQAVDNIDDIVAAFDGIMVARGDLGVEMPLEQVPVVQKRAIKLAKRNAKPVIVATQMLDSMIDNSRPTRAEASDVANAVIDGTDAVMLSGETSVGKHPIETVRTMARIVEAAEEDILAKGLPSLTERNKPRTQGGAVARAAADMGDFLGAKFLVAFTQSGDTARRLSRYRSPIPLLAFTPDPATRSQLNLTWGVETYLGPHVETTDAMVDQVDELLLKYGRCRKGDIVVITAGSPPGVSGSTNLVRVHHIGEDDSPK; this is encoded by the coding sequence ATGCGCCGAGCAAAAATCGTCTGCACCCTGGGCCCCGCCACCGACTCCTACGACCAGATCAAGACCCTGGTCGAAGCCGGAATGGACGTAGCCCGCCTCAACCTCAGCCACGGCACCCACGCCGACCACGAGGAGCGCTACCAACGCGTACGCAAGGCCTCCGACGAAACCGGCCGCAGCGTCGGCATCCTCGCCGACCTTCAAGGCCCGAAGATCCGACTCGGCCGCTTCACCGAAGGACCCGTACTACTCGAACGCGGAGACACCTTCACCATCACCGTCGAAGAAGACGCCGAAGGCGACCGCCACACCTGCGGCACCACCTACCCCGGCCTCGCCACCGACGTCACCCCCGGCGAACGCATCCTCGTCGACGACGGCAAGGTCTGCCTCGAAGTCACCTCCGTCGACGGACCCCGCGTCCACACCACCGTCATCGAAGGCGGCATCGTCTCCGACAACAAAGGCCTCAACCTCCCCGGCGTCGCCGTCTCCGTCCCCGCCCTCACCGACAAGGACGAAGCAGACCTCCGCTGGGCCCTGCGCACCGGATGCGACGTCATCGCCCTCTCCTTCGTCCGCAGCGGACACGACATCGAAGACGTCCACCGCATCATGAAAGAAGAAGGCCGCCACCTCCCCGTCATCGCCAAAGTCGAAAAACCCCAGGCCGTCGACAACATCGACGACATCGTCGCCGCATTCGACGGCATCATGGTCGCCCGAGGCGACCTCGGCGTCGAAATGCCCCTCGAACAGGTCCCCGTCGTCCAAAAACGCGCGATCAAACTCGCCAAACGCAACGCCAAGCCCGTCATCGTCGCCACCCAGATGCTCGACTCGATGATCGACAACTCCCGCCCCACCAGGGCCGAGGCCAGCGACGTGGCCAACGCGGTCATCGACGGCACGGACGCCGTGATGCTCTCCGGCGAGACCAGCGTCGGCAAACACCCCATCGAGACCGTCCGCACGATGGCCCGCATCGTCGAGGCGGCCGAAGAGGACATCCTCGCAAAAGGCCTCCCCTCCCTCACCGAGCGGAACAAACCCCGCACCCAGGGCGGCGCGGTCGCCCGGGCCGCCGCCGACATGGGCGACTTCCTCGGCGCGAAGTTCCTGGTCGCCTTCACCCAGAGCGGCGACACCGCCCGCCGCCTGTCGCGCTACCGGTCACCCATCCCCCTCCTCGCCTTCACCCCGGACCCGGCGACCCGCTCCCAGCTGAACCTGACCTGGGGCGTCGAGACGTACCTCGGCCCGCACGTCGAAACCACGGACGCGATGGTCGACCAGGTCGACGAGCTGCTCCTGAAGTACGGCCGCTGCCGGAAGGGCGACATCGTCGTCATCACGGCCGGCTCCCCACCCGGAGTCTCCGGCTCGACGAACCTGGTCCGCGTCCACCACATCGGCGAGGACGACAGCCCCAAGTAG
- a CDS encoding ANTAR domain-containing response regulator, with amino-acid sequence MTAPESPQPVDAPDDDKSHVPPLTTRVVIAEDEALIRLDLKEMLEEEGYSVVGEAGDGEEAVELARKHRPDLVILDVKMPKLDGISAAEKIAEESIAPVLMLTAFSQRDLVERARDAGAMAYLVKPFSKSDVVPAIEMAVSRFTELKTLEKEIEDLTQRLETRKLVDRAKSVLQTEYGLTEPAAFRWIQKTSMDRRMSMQQVAEAVILDADEKKAAKD; translated from the coding sequence GTGACCGCCCCCGAGTCGCCCCAGCCCGTGGACGCGCCCGACGACGACAAGTCGCACGTGCCTCCGCTGACGACCCGTGTCGTCATCGCCGAGGACGAGGCGCTGATCCGTCTCGACCTCAAGGAGATGCTGGAGGAAGAGGGGTACTCGGTCGTGGGCGAGGCCGGTGACGGCGAGGAGGCTGTCGAGCTCGCCAGGAAGCACCGTCCGGACCTCGTGATCCTCGATGTGAAGATGCCGAAGCTCGACGGCATCTCCGCCGCGGAGAAGATCGCGGAGGAGTCCATCGCCCCGGTGCTGATGCTGACGGCGTTCTCGCAGCGTGATCTCGTCGAGCGGGCGCGTGACGCCGGTGCGATGGCGTATCTGGTGAAGCCGTTCAGCAAGAGTGACGTGGTTCCGGCGATCGAGATGGCTGTTTCGCGGTTCACGGAGCTGAAGACGCTGGAGAAGGAGATCGAGGATCTCACCCAGCGTCTGGAGACGCGGAAGCTGGTGGACCGTGCGAAGTCGGTTCTGCAGACGGAGTACGGCCTGACGGAGCCGGCGGCGTTCCGTTGGATCCAGAAGACGTCGATGGATCGTCGTATGTCGATGCAGCAGGTGGCGGAGGCGGTCATTCTGGATGCGGACGAGAAGAAGGCCGCGAAGGACTGA